The Myxococcales bacterium genomic sequence GGCTTTCGAGGTCGAACCCCTCGGCATGCTCTTCGGGCTCGTTTCCTCGTCGCTCTGGATCCTGACCTCGATCTACGCATTTGGCTACATGCGCGGGCACGGCGAAGTCAACCAGACTCGCTTCTTCGTTTGCTTTGCCATCGCGATCTCGGCAGCCCTCGGCATCGCCTTTTCGGCCAACCTCTTTACCATGTTCCTGTTCTACGAAGTGTTGACATTTTCGACCTACCCGCTCGTCACCCATCACGGCGACGCGAAAGCGAAGGCAGCGGGGCGTGTCTATCTGGGGATCCTGGTTTCGACTTCGGTCCTGTTCTTCTTGTTTGCGATCATCTGGACCTATTCCATTGCCGGCACCCTCGACTTTACGAGCGGTGGCATTCTGGCGGGTAAGCTGGACAACGGCTTGCTCGCGGTGCTGTTGGCGTTGTTCGCATTCGGCCTGGGCAAAGCGGCGTTGATGCCGTTTCATCGCTGGCTGCCCGCCGCGATGGTGGCCCCCACGCCGGTCAGCGCCTTGCTCCACGCGGTAGCGGTGGTCAAGGCGGGCGTCTTTGCCATGGTAAAGATCCTCGTCTATGTCTTTGGGATCGATCATCTCAGGGAATCCGGAGCGTCCGTGTGGTTGATGTATGTGGCGTCCGCGACAATTCTGATTGCGTCGGTGCGCGCGCTATCGATGGAAAATCTCAAGGCGCGGCTCGCCTACTCGACCATCAGTCAACTCTCGTACATCACCCTCGGCGCAGCACTCGCCACATCGTCGGCGGTGTTAGGTGCCGGGATGCACATTGCGATGCACGCGATGGGCAAGATCACGCTGTTCTTTTGTGCGGGCGCAATCTACGTGGCCGCGCACAAGACCGAGGTTCATGAACTGGACGGGCTTGGGCGACGCATGCCCTTTACATTTGCGGCGTTCTTCCTCGGTTCTCTCTCGATCATTGGGCTGCCTCCGATGGGTGGAGCCTGGAGTAAGTGGTATCTGATTCTGGGCGCAGCCGAGGGACACCATCTGGTCTTCGTGGGGGTTCTGATGCTGAGCAGCTTGCTTTCGATTGGATATCTGATGCCGATCGTGGTGCGCGGTTTCTTCAGAGAACCATCGGCCGCCGACGCTGGCGGCGATATCAAGGAGGCTTCCCCTGCGATGGTGGTGCCGCTTTGCGTGACGGCGCTCGCAAGTGTGGGATTGTTCTTCTTTGCCCCGAAGATCAGAGAGTTGTTGCTCCCGATGGTCGGCGGATGAGGGAATCGTTGTGAATCCAGACCAAGATAAAAATAGCGGCGCGCACGGCGCGAAGGGCGAGCAAGGCGAACTCGAGAAGGGTTGGTTCGACGTTCCCGAGAACGTAAACAAGATCATCTGGACCCTCGTCGCGCTCTGCGCTGCATCGGTGGCCGCAGAACTCTTCTTTCACAAGCACTCTCCTTACGACTTCTTGGACTTCCCCGGCTCTGACGCCCTTTACGGCTTCGTGTCCTGCGTATTGTTGGTGTTGGCGGCGAAGCGAATACGCAAGGTCTTGATGCGCGACGAAGATTACTATGACGGATAGTCCGACCGACAGCGTTACGAATTTGGCGATGCTGCTTCCACCGGGCTGGCTCATGATCCTGGGCGCGCTCGTCGTGCCGCTTTTACGGGGCTCGGTACGCCAGGTCTTCATGCTCGTG encodes the following:
- a CDS encoding monovalent cation/H+ antiporter subunit D family protein, with protein sequence MNEVVVSVFLPLLGAIFVALAGRSANLRDAVTVLTGVITFAVTASLVPQVMAGARPAFEMFSVFPGVSLAFEVEPLGMLFGLVSSSLWILTSIYAFGYMRGHGEVNQTRFFVCFAIAISAALGIAFSANLFTMFLFYEVLTFSTYPLVTHHGDAKAKAAGRVYLGILVSTSVLFFLFAIIWTYSIAGTLDFTSGGILAGKLDNGLLAVLLALFAFGLGKAALMPFHRWLPAAMVAPTPVSALLHAVAVVKAGVFAMVKILVYVFGIDHLRESGASVWLMYVASATILIASVRALSMENLKARLAYSTISQLSYITLGAALATSSAVLGAGMHIAMHAMGKITLFFCAGAIYVAAHKTEVHELDGLGRRMPFTFAAFFLGSLSIIGLPPMGGAWSKWYLILGAAEGHHLVFVGVLMLSSLLSIGYLMPIVVRGFFREPSAADAGGDIKEASPAMVVPLCVTALASVGLFFFAPKIRELLLPMVGG